CCTGGGTTGCCCCACTCTTGAAAGGGTCAAGAGCATGAACCGCAACTCCATTATCACTGATTTTCTGAACGAAAACAATATAAAACATAGGTTTTCCGGAAAATTCCTCCGCTTTCCCGCGATTTGGCGCGGCGGGAACGGGTTGAACGTGTCCTTGGACACGGAAACTGGCCGCTGGACCGATTTTGCGGGCGGAGAAAAGGGGAATTTCGCTTCTCTGGCGGCAAAAATCGGGATCTCGACGGACACTCCCGTGTTTTTTGAGCGCGATCCAAGAGCGGCTCGGCGGGAAAAAGCCCGCCTGGTGGCGATGCTAAGGATCGCGGACCGGATTTGGAAAGATGCAACGTCGATCACTCCAGAATCCCCGTCCGCTCTGTACCTCCGGAGGAGAGGCATCCCGGAAGAGACCATTATCAGGCTATCTGAGACAGAAATTGTGCGGGAAGCCCGTCACGGCGATGATTTTGCGCTGGTCACGCGGATGTATGATGGGATTGAGCCGGACGCGGATTTCGCCGGGATCCACCGGATTTTTATAGATAAGACCGGGGCTCCAGTGGAGGTCGACGGCGCGAGAAAAATGATGCTCGGTGGTAGCGGATGGACCGTGATTCCGGGGAGCGGCGAAAAAATCGTCGCAGTCGGGGAGGGACTGGAGACGTGCCTGAGCGCATGGAGCGCACTCGATCGCAGGCCAGGCTTAATCGTCTCCTATGTCGCCGGGAACCTCGAAAAAACGCAACTTTCAGACACTCACAGATCTGCTCAGGTCCTCATTCTCGCCGACCGCGACCTCTCCCGAGGTATAGAAAAGCAAGGCTGGCGTCAAGGGAGAGGACAAGAAGCCGCCGGAACCCTCGCAAAAACGCTTGTGAATCGGGGATTTTCCGTGTCCGTAGCCCTCCCTCCGGGACCCGGAAAGCAGGACTGGAACGATATCCCCACGGACGACGCGGCATCCCTGCTCAAAGCGGCCCTGGAAACCACGGTGGGGGCGGAAATTCTCCCCATCGGGCAGGTTGAGGCGTCAGGCCAGCCGTGGACTCCCGTGACTTTTTACAGCAAAGACCAAGCGCAAGAACGGCTAAAAGAGATATATGAGACGCCCGGAAAACACTTAGTGGCGATCACGACCGGGGTTGGGAAAACCAAGATATGGGCGGACTCGCTGACACGAGAAACCCCAACCCTCACGGTTTTCCCCGATCTCGACAAAGCGAGGGATTTCGCAAAAGAGTCTGGAGCAAAGGTGTACTTCGGACGGAGCGAGCAGGAGGGTCCGGGCCAGTGTCTCAAATACCCGGATTTACAGGATCTCGGGGAAAAAAGACGCTCGATCATGGCGCACGAGTGCCAGACCTGCCCCCACGGTCTTTCCGCGCAGTCCCAGCGTGGGTCTGAGACAGCAAGGGAAACGGCGGAAATCGCGGGGCTGGATCTCCGCGTGATTCAGCCGTGCGACTGGATTTTTCAGATCTCAGAGATCGCCCTTGAGCCTCATGTAGCCTGTACCGAAGCGGCCCTCCAGGGGAAACCGGATCATCTCCTTTTTTGCGAAAACCCGTTAGCGATATCTAAAAAAGAGCGGCGGTTGAAGCGAAAAATCGTTTTCGACGACTGCTTCGTGCCGATGGATGAGATAAAATCCGGGATCTCACTGGAGGATGTTGCGATCTGGCTCCAGCAGATAGATAAAGAGAGGGAGAAAAAAACGTCAACTTGGCTGGAGAAAATAGAGACCGCTCTCCGCTCCTTCCCGAGCATCATTCAGTACGGGATGTCTCGCCGGGTCATGCTGTCCTCTATTCGTCCCCCCGATGGATTTCAGGACTGGAGCGAGTTTGCGGCTTTTATAAACGACGGCAAGGACAGCGAAAAAGTCCTCGACGGGCTGAGCCCTGAGCGGGTGACGGTCGTCGGCGGCCGTCGGCTCGTCCCCCTCCGTGCGCTTCTGGACCTGGCCCGAGCGGTAAACTCGGGCACTGTGTACGCGGAAAACGGGCTTCTCCACGGGACTTTCGACAGCCTTTCCGCCCAGCTTTTGCGGGAAAAAGGGCGGGACGTCGTGATCCTGGACGCGACGCCGACCCCGGAGAGGATAAAGGCAGTGCGAGAAGCGAAAGGACAAGTCCATGAGCTTTTCGTCCAGCAACCACGCCTCCACGTGACGCAGTTTACCGGACGTCTGCACGGACGGTCCTCGCTCTCCTCGATCACCAGCGAGATCCGGCACGCCAGGCGGATGATCGAGGAAGCGAAGATACGGGGCTACAGCCCGAGCGAAATTGCCTTTTTGACTCACCTCCCTCTTGCCGAAAAACTCCGGCAGGACAGGGCTTTTTACGGGGTCGATATCGGGCACTTCGGGCGGGACCAGCGTTCTCACAACGCCTGGAAAGGCAAGAAGCTTTTGATCAGCTTCGGAATCCCTCTCCGACCGGACCTCCGGACGGTCTATCAGCACTGCACAGGCCAGTACTGGACCGGGGACAGGGAGTTTATGAGCACACATATCCCCCACCGGATCGGAGATCAGGTAGCCCAGCTATCCGGCTGTAAACTCCCGGTTTCGGAGGAGATCCGGGACTGGGAGAGGACGTTAGCCACCGCTGAGATTGTCCAGGCGATAGGTCGGCTCAGGGCGGTGCATGCGGAGTCGGACGTCGAGGCATGGGTCGTGACCAGCTATCCCCTGGCCCCCGCCTTCGGGCTCCAGATTGACGAGATCCGGCGGGAGGGGGGCAGGACGGCGGGAGAGTATCAGGATGCGCGCTGGGCAGATACAGTGAGCCGGTTTGACGAGGCGCGGGGGCAGGGTGCCGAGAGTTTCCGACAGATAAACACGATCCTGAAAAAGCTCGGGAAACT
The sequence above is drawn from the Leptospirillum ferriphilum ML-04 genome and encodes:
- a CDS encoding toprim domain-containing protein encodes the protein MDTETGRWTDFAGGEKGNFASLAAKIGISTDTPVFFERDPRAARREKARLVAMLRIADRIWKDATSITPESPSALYLRRRGIPEETIIRLSETEIVREARHGDDFALVTRMYDGIEPDADFAGIHRIFIDKTGAPVEVDGARKMMLGGSGWTVIPGSGEKIVAVGEGLETCLSAWSALDRRPGLIVSYVAGNLEKTQLSDTHRSAQVLILADRDLSRGIEKQGWRQGRGQEAAGTLAKTLVNRGFSVSVALPPGPGKQDWNDIPTDDAASLLKAALETTVGAEILPIGQVEASGQPWTPVTFYSKDQAQERLKEIYETPGKHLVAITTGVGKTKIWADSLTRETPTLTVFPDLDKARDFAKESGAKVYFGRSEQEGPGQCLKYPDLQDLGEKRRSIMAHECQTCPHGLSAQSQRGSETARETAEIAGLDLRVIQPCDWIFQISEIALEPHVACTEAALQGKPDHLLFCENPLAISKKERRLKRKIVFDDCFVPMDEIKSGISLEDVAIWLQQIDKEREKKTSTWLEKIETALRSFPSIIQYGMSRRVMLSSIRPPDGFQDWSEFAAFINDGKDSEKVLDGLSPERVTVVGGRRLVPLRALLDLARAVNSGTVYAENGLLHGTFDSLSAQLLREKGRDVVILDATPTPERIKAVREAKGQVHELFVQQPRLHVTQFTGRLHGRSSLSSITSEIRHARRMIEEAKIRGYSPSEIAFLTHLPLAEKLRQDRAFYGVDIGHFGRDQRSHNAWKGKKLLISFGIPLRPDLRTVYQHCTGQYWTGDREFMSTHIPHRIGDQVAQLSGCKLPVSEEIRDWERTLATAEIVQAIGRLRAVHAESDVEAWVVTSYPLAPAFGLQIDEIRREGGRTAGEYQDARWADTVSRFDEARGQGAESFRQINTILKKLGKLGISSASYQKLRSRIESFDMSMDGIDAEELESSIRALLNCENPVVEAKNLLKMENPRTEWVIAALTVIDVIESETQSQSLPKTG